DNA from Algisphaera agarilytica:
CCCTCGCCGAGGTCTTGGCCTGGGACTTCAACCGCATCCAGTTCACCCCCGACATGATGCCCGCCGACATCATCGGGATGGAGTTGCTCCAGGAACAAGCCGACGGCAAGCGCGGGATGAACTTCGTCCCCGGGCCGATCTTCGCCAACATCATCCTCGCCGACGAAATCAACCGCACCCCGCCCAAGACCCAGTCCGCCCTGCTCGAAGCGATGCAGGAGCGCCAGGTCACCTCGATGGGCCACCGCCACGTGCTCGAGCCGCCCTTCGTTGTCGTCGCCACGCAGAACCCCATCGAGCAGGAAGGCACCTACCCGCTGCCCGAGGCGCAGCTCGACCGGTTCATGCTCAGCCTCTACCTCGACTACCCCGACGTCGAGCAGGAAGAACAGATCGTGATGGAGACCACCGCCGGGCCGCGCACCGCCGCCAGCCCGATGCCCACCGGCGGGTTCATCACCAAAGACCAGTTCATCGCGATGCAGGCCCTGGTCCGCCGGCTGCCCGCCAGCCAACACATCGTCAGCTACGCCGTCGCCCTGGCCCGCGCCACCCGGCCCAACAGCGCCGCGGCCAGCGAAGTCGCTCAGCAATACGTCGAGTGGGGCGCCGGGCCCCGGGCCGGTCAACATATGGTGCTGATCGGCAAAGCGCTCGCCCTCATGCACGGCCAACCCGCCGTCACCGCCGAACACATCCGCCAAGCCGCCCCCCACGTCCTGCGCCACCGCATCCTCCCCAACTTCCAGGCCGCCGGGGAAGGCATCACCGCGGGGGACATCGTCGAGCGCATCGTGAGCGAGATCTCTGAGCCGAGCTATGCGTGAATTGATTTCGGATTGGGGATTTCGGATTTCGGAAGCCCTGAACCCGCACCGCTGATCGCCGTCGCTTGCGTCCGCTCCGAAATCCGAAATCAAAATTCCGAAATCGTTGAATGCCATCGACCGCCACTCCATCCCGCTACCTCAACCCCGCCGAGCTCGCGCCGCTGCGTCACCTGGTGTTTGCCTCCCGCCGCGCGGTCGTTGGGCACTACGCGGGTAAGCACGCCTCGCCGCAGCGCGGGCACTCGGTGGAGTTCCAGGACTACCGCGACTACTCCCCCGGCGACCCGCTCGGCGAAATCGACTGGAAGGTCTACGGCCGATCCGACAAGCTGTTCATCAAGCTCTTCGAGCACCAGTCGGACATGACGGTGAACCTGCTGGTCGATGGTTCTGCGTCGATGGGGTATCGGGGACTTGGGGGCTTGGGCGCTGAGGGCTTAGGCCAAGACAAGCGCAAGCGACGGCGGTTCTTCCCAAGCCCCCAAACCCCTAAGCCCCCAACCTCCAAATACGACCACGCCTGCGCAACGGCCTCCGCCATCGCCTACCTCGTCACGCAGCAGCAGGACAAAGTCGGGCTCGGCATTGCCCAGCAGGGCCTGCAGCATTCGGTCCGTGCCGCGGGCACCTACCCGCACCTGCACCGGCTGGTCGGCATCATGGAATCGGTCGCCCCCCAAGGCCCCGCCAACCTCGCCGCCGCGATCCACGCCGCGGCGCGGCAGGCCAAGCGCAAAGGGATGCTGCTGATCTTCAGCGACCTCCAAGAAAACCAGGGCGCCGTGCTCAAGGCGCTCTCCCATTTCCTGCACCGCGGGCACGAGGTGATCGTGTTCCACACGCTCCACGCTGATGAATTGAAACTCCCCGATCTGTCGGAGGCCGTGTTCGTCGACAGCGAGTCGGGCCGGGAGGTGCGGGTGAATGTCGAAGACATCCGTGCGGATTACGAGGCCAAAATGCACGCCCGCGTGGACCAGTGGCGGCGCGTGCTCATGGCCCGCGGCGTGGATTACAACCTCGTGTCCACCGCGACGCCGTACCACGAGACGTTGCGGCAGTACCTGTTTAGTCGAGCGAGTTTGATGTGAATACCCAGTCATGAACACCCTCGCCATCATCTCGCTGACCACGCCCGCGATGCTCCTCGGAGCGGCGCTGGTCGCGCTGCCGATCGTGGCGCACCTACTCAATCGGCGGACACGCCGAAGGATCGTGTTCCCCTCGGTGGCCCTGCTTTCGGCCGCGGCGGCGAGCCAGTCTTCCGTGTTCAAGATTCGGCGGCTGTTGTTGCTGCTCCTGCGTTGTGCGGCGGTGGTGCTGGCGGTGTTGGCCTTTGCCCGGCCAGTGTGGCTCGGTGGGGCGAACGCGTCGTCCACGGACCGCGGCGCGATCGGTGACAGCGCCGCGGTGGTCGTGGTCTTGGACACCAGCGCCTCAACCCGCCAACTGGTAAGCAATGGGCAGACCGCCGCATCGCTGCTGCGAGGCCAGGCCAACCGTGCGATCGGCGGGCTGCGGTCGGGAGTTGACGCGGGCAACGTGATCTTCGCCGACGCTGCGCCGACGCCGGTGTTCGACACGATGACCCGCAACCTCGCGGCGCTGAAGCAAGCGGTGGATGGATCCCAGCCCACCGACCACCACGCCGACTTCGCCGGGGCGTTGACGCTCGCCGCCGAGCTGCTGCGCAACCACGAAAGCGACGCCTCGGCCAAGCGCGTGCTCGTCCTCACCGATGGGCAGCGCAGCAACTGGCAAGAACTCGGCGACATCGACCTGCCCGAGGATATCGAGCTGATCGTGCAGACCCTCAGAGACGACCCCGCCGCCGAATCGCAGCACAACAACGGCCTGGCCACGCCCGAAGTACGGCCCGCCCGGCCCGGTGTCGGCGCGCCGACCGAGCTCAGCGTCGAGGTCGCCCGGTTCGCACCCGGGCAAGAACGGCTGCGCGTCGACCTGCTGGTCAACGGCCAGGAAGTCCAGTCGCAGTGGGTCCGCCTCGGGGCCAACCAGCGGCAACGCGTCGGCTTCACCCACCGCTTCGACACGCCCGGCCAACACCGCATCGCGTACCGGCTCGACGCCGATGACGCGCTGGCCCTCGACAACACCGTGTGGCAAATCGTGACCTGCGCCGGTCGGCTCCCGGTGGTCGTCGTCGGCGACGCCAACCCCGACGAGCCCGGCACCGCGGGGTACTACACCACCCGCGCCCTGGCCCCGCACAACAACGCGCGCGACCGGTTCATCGTGACCCACCTCGCCCCGACCGCGGTGCGCGGCACCGCGCTGCGTCGCGCAGCATTGGTCATCGTCGGCGATGTCGAGGGCCTGGACCGTGTCGCCGAGGCGACCCTGCTGGACTACATCCAGAACGGCGGAGCGTGCTTCGTCTTCGCCGGATCGAAACCCGTGCTCAACGCGTCGCTGCTGCCGTGGCAGCTCGTCAGCCGATTCGGCGGGGCACGCATCGCGGAGGGTGAGTGGCAGACCCCCGAGCTGCGCGGGTTCGACCTCGAAACGCAGGACGCGCTCGCCCGCGCTGCGGTCGGACGCGGCTGGCGCACCATGGCTGTGCGGGACGATGCGCGGGTATTGCTGCGCTACCGCAACGGTCAACCAGCGCTCGCGTCGCGCCCCGTCGGCGAAGGGCGACTCCTCGCCGCGACGTTCTCGCCCGCAAGCGACAGCGGCGACCTGGGCAAATACGCGGTGTTCGTCGTGCTCATGCAGAGCCTGGCCGAGCAGCTCACCGCGGCGACCGACAGCGCGGGGCAAGCGCTGGCCGGCCGGCCGGTCACACTCGTCGCCGATGCCGAGGTTGATCCGCAAGGTCCCGCGCCGCGCATCGAGACGCCCACCGGCGCAACCGACAACAACGCGGTCTTCACCCTCGCCACCGACACGCCGATCGCCACACTCCCGCTTGCCGACCACGCCGGCTTCTACGCCTGGCGTCAGGGCCCGGCAACCCTCGGCCGGGCCGCGGTCAACCTCGACCCGCGCGAAAGCGATCTGCGGACTATGCCGGGTGACGCGCTGGCTTCGGTGCTCAGCGAACGCGGGGCGGGGAACACGGCGTTGGTTTCGGGCGGTGATTCATCCGCGGCGTTGAACACCGGCGGGACCGGGATCTGGGGCTGGATGCTCTTGGCTGCACTTGGGATGCTCTGCCTGGAGATGGGCCTGCTCGGGGGGTGGCGGCGATGAACGGATGCGCGAGCGTGCTGGCGATGATGTTCAGGCCGTACTTCCCCGTCGTGGTGATCGCGCTAGCGGTCGCGGGGGCGATGGGGTTGGCTGTGTGGGCGTGGCGGCGGAGCGAAACCGACAACACGCGCACCGCGGCGGTGGGTATGGTCATGCGTCTCGTCGGCATCGCAATCCTCGGCGTCCTGCTACTCGGGCCGAGCAACCTGCCCGAAAGCCAGCAAGACGAAACACGCTCACCCGTGAACCTGCTCATCGACGCGTCGGGCTCGATGCAAACGCAAGACCTGCACCTCGAACCCGGGCAGGACGCGGTGTCGCGCTACCGCTTCGCGCTCGAGCGCTGGCTCGACCCACAATTCCTCGCCACGCTCGAAGCAAAGCACGACGTCCGCGTCTACAGCTTCGGCGACCGCGTCCGCGCAACGCTGCCCGATGCCCAGGACGCAACGCATCGCAAGTCGAACCTGGTTGAGAGCACTTACGACTTGCTCTCGACCATGAACGCGATGGGCTCGGGCACCGCCGACTCGACCGGCGGCGCGGTGGTTGTGCTCAGCGATGGACGTGACAACCGTGGTGCCGATACCACCGCCACGGCCCAGCTCGCCCAGGCCCGGCGGGTGAAGCTGCACACGGTCACGCTCGGCGGGCCAACGCTTAGCCGCGACGTGTCGCTGACCGCGATGCCGCGCCAGCCCTACCTCATGGTCAACGAGCCGGGCCTGATCGATGTCCGGCTCGACCACATCAACGCTTCGGGCGCCAGCGCGACCCTGCGTATCCGCCAAGGCGAAGAGGAAACGACCCGCCCGGTCACGCTCCCCGAGCAATCCGAGCTGCGGGTTGAGTTGCCCGTCGAGTACACCGAGCCCGGGTTGCACATGATCGAGCTGTCGGTCGACCAACTGCCCGGCGAGCCCGAGCCAAGCAACAACACGCAGGTGGTGTTCGTCGAAGTCACCGGCGAACGGATGCGTGTGCTGCTGCTGGAGGGCCAGCCGTTCTGGGACACGAAGTTCCTCGCGCAGTCGCTGCGTAAGGACGACCGCATCGAGCTGACGCAGATCACCCAGATCAACCGCGACCGGCAGGAGCGCATCGTCACGCGGGTCGACCGCCCCGCCGTTCCCCCGACGGACCTCGACGGTTTTTCCGAGTACGACGTGGTGATCCTCGGGCGCGGGATGGAGAACGTGCTGAGCGTGGAGGCGGCCGAGGCGCTGCCGCGCTACGTCAGCGAGCGCGGGGGGCGTGTAGTGTTGGCCCGGGGCCGGGCGTACGACCCGTCGACTCGTGTGGGTCGGGAGATCGGCCGGGCGCTCGCGCCGCTGGAGCCGGTGGGTTGGGGGGAGGGAAGGCGCAGCGACGTCGCGCTCACGCCGACGGAGTCGGGCCGGTCGCACCCGATGTTTGCCGGGCTGATGCGGGCGACGAAAGGCTCGCCGAGTGCGCGTGAGCTGCCGACGCTGAGCTCGGCGGCCAA
Protein-coding regions in this window:
- a CDS encoding DUF58 domain-containing protein; its protein translation is MPSTATPSRYLNPAELAPLRHLVFASRRAVVGHYAGKHASPQRGHSVEFQDYRDYSPGDPLGEIDWKVYGRSDKLFIKLFEHQSDMTVNLLVDGSASMGYRGLGGLGAEGLGQDKRKRRRFFPSPQTPKPPTSKYDHACATASAIAYLVTQQQDKVGLGIAQQGLQHSVRAAGTYPHLHRLVGIMESVAPQGPANLAAAIHAAARQAKRKGMLLIFSDLQENQGAVLKALSHFLHRGHEVIVFHTLHADELKLPDLSEAVFVDSESGREVRVNVEDIRADYEAKMHARVDQWRRVLMARGVDYNLVSTATPYHETLRQYLFSRASLM
- a CDS encoding BatA domain-containing protein, with product MNTLAIISLTTPAMLLGAALVALPIVAHLLNRRTRRRIVFPSVALLSAAAASQSSVFKIRRLLLLLLRCAAVVLAVLAFARPVWLGGANASSTDRGAIGDSAAVVVVLDTSASTRQLVSNGQTAASLLRGQANRAIGGLRSGVDAGNVIFADAAPTPVFDTMTRNLAALKQAVDGSQPTDHHADFAGALTLAAELLRNHESDASAKRVLVLTDGQRSNWQELGDIDLPEDIELIVQTLRDDPAAESQHNNGLATPEVRPARPGVGAPTELSVEVARFAPGQERLRVDLLVNGQEVQSQWVRLGANQRQRVGFTHRFDTPGQHRIAYRLDADDALALDNTVWQIVTCAGRLPVVVVGDANPDEPGTAGYYTTRALAPHNNARDRFIVTHLAPTAVRGTALRRAALVIVGDVEGLDRVAEATLLDYIQNGGACFVFAGSKPVLNASLLPWQLVSRFGGARIAEGEWQTPELRGFDLETQDALARAAVGRGWRTMAVRDDARVLLRYRNGQPALASRPVGEGRLLAATFSPASDSGDLGKYAVFVVLMQSLAEQLTAATDSAGQALAGRPVTLVADAEVDPQGPAPRIETPTGATDNNAVFTLATDTPIATLPLADHAGFYAWRQGPATLGRAAVNLDPRESDLRTMPGDALASVLSERGAGNTALVSGGDSSAALNTGGTGIWGWMLLAALGMLCLEMGLLGGWRR
- a CDS encoding AAA family ATPase; amino-acid sequence: MNQPYPPLPADDLQLLQQAGDTYARLKDEIGKVIVGQDDIVTALLAAIFAEGHALLVGVPGLAKTLLVKTLAEVLAWDFNRIQFTPDMMPADIIGMELLQEQADGKRGMNFVPGPIFANIILADEINRTPPKTQSALLEAMQERQVTSMGHRHVLEPPFVVVATQNPIEQEGTYPLPEAQLDRFMLSLYLDYPDVEQEEQIVMETTAGPRTAASPMPTGGFITKDQFIAMQALVRRLPASQHIVSYAVALARATRPNSAAASEVAQQYVEWGAGPRAGQHMVLIGKALALMHGQPAVTAEHIRQAAPHVLRHRILPNFQAAGEGITAGDIVERIVSEISEPSYA